GTGACGTCGTTTTGCAGGCTCGTCGCCGAAGGGACCGTGAAATACGAGTCGGGCGTGCAACCGATATACGGATCGTTATCGGTGAACTTCATATCCTGGAGCGTTTTGATATACCCCTTCGTGGCGCTGCCGACGAAGTCGGTCCAAATCGGATTGTATTCCGAGCCTAAGAACGCCGCATAAGGGCCTGCACGGGGCACCTCGCCCACACGGCGCGAGCTGAATGGAAACGGCAGAGCGATGTTTTGCGGAACCGAATGGGGAGCGGTCCCCTTTTGCCTTTGCGACTCGATGTAGTCGACGACCGAGCCGAAGTAGGGCCAGTGCTTGGGATCGCGAGGGCTCAACTCCATCGCGACGTCGATGACAGGGACGCCGGTCGTGGCGTAGGCGACGCCGTGGAGCGGATAAGGATGCGTCATCGAACGCATCACGGTCGTGCGGTCCATCACCTTCGACAAGTTCGGCAGCAACTCGCTGACGTTGCAGCCCGGCAGGCTGGAAGGAATGCAGCCGAATTCGCCGCGGATCTCCAGCGGGGCATCCGGCTTCGGGTCGACCGTTTCCAATTGGCTCGGCGATCCGTAAAGGTGGATCAGGATGATCCCCTTCGCCTTGCCGAAGCTGCGAGGGCGTGCCACGTCGGCCGCAGCGGAAGCGGCTTGCAACTGCAACAGCTGCGGCAGGCTTGCCCCGGCCATGCCGAGTCCGCCGATGCGAAGCATGTCGCGCCGCGAATAGCCGTCGCAAAGCTTGCGCGTCGAACCGAGCACTCGCAGCATGACGTCGCCTCAATGGCCGAAACGGGAGGACGGAAAAGAATACCGGCCGGGTCGAGCTTACTCGGCCCGATCGCAACGCAACAGCGCGAACGCTAGCGTCGTGAAAGGTAGATAAGGGTGGGCTGATGCGATGATTATCGTATCATTAGCCCCCTCGCCGGTAAAGACTTTTCGCCCTTCCGCTCGTTTTCCTTCGATCATTCCATCGCCGCTAAGGCTGCTGAGATTCAGCGTTAGTCGGATGCTTAGTAGCCGAAAATCGCTTGAGGGCCGAACCCAAACGCGGCCGGGCTGGCAAACGAAGCTGCGGGGTTTCCGTAAACCGTGGGGTAATAGCCGTACGGACTGTAGCGAGGCACGTAAGTGCCGTAACCGCCCCCATAGCCGACGCCGTAGTTGATACCTGAGGGGTAGTAGCCGTAAGCGGCCGAAATACCCGGCGGATAAGCTCGATATCCGTTGTGATACCGATGTGGATAACCTGCTGCGGCGGGGGCCGCACCGATGCTCACTAGGCTGCCGACGACTAAAAGTAACGACAGGAAGCGTTTCATGGGGAACTCCTTTATTTCATAGCCACTCATCGATCCAAAGCCGTACCACGCTTGGCTACAGAGGTAGGGTGCAACCGCCGTACCGTTCGCGATTGATGTGAATCGAGCCCGCAAAAGCGGGAGCGCGTTCAAGAGCTTCTAACCTCCGGAACACCGGTTCGTCGTCGAATTGATGACGAATGCGACTCGAATCGAGACGCGAGTCTGCGCTCTGGTTGGGAGCGGCGGCAGGTTTCGCGAGGCTTGATTACGCGGCGTTAGGATCCGCGCCCACTCCGACGAAGAAAAAAGCTTGCAACTCGGCGCGGGTGTTCACGCCGAACTGCTTATGCAATTGCTTGACGTAGTCGTTGACCGTGTGCTGGCTGATGTTCATGCGCGACGCGATATTCTTGTGGCTATAACCGGAGAGCAAGAAGATCAACGTCTGACGCTCGCGCGGCGACAGGCCGAGCGAGACTTCGCGCGCCTCTTCGTTCATGCCGTATTTGTGGAGCCAATCTACTTGGCTGAAGACGGTTTGCACGATCGTCTTCTCGCGCAAACTGAAATTCGGCTTGCCGCGCCGACGATGCAGCCCGAGGTTGCTCGAAAAGTTTTCGTTCAACGGATATAGGGAAAGCAGGAAGAATTCAAAGCCGGTCTGCTTCCATATCTCCATCAAACGCTCTCGATCTTCAGGCGGAAAGATTTCTCCCTCGGAGAACGTCGTGCGACGCCCCTCGACCATGCAGTCGTAGGCCTTTTGCAAACCCTGGCGTCCGAACTCGGGAGAGCTGATGACCGTGTACACGGCAAATTGCTCTGCTTCCGATTTCCAGCCTCCGTCGATGACGCAAGTCGTCATGAAGTCGCCGGGCAGGTCGTGGTTAATGGCCGTGCTCGACCAAATGTAGACGTCGGCATCGACGAGGCGTGCGAGACCTTCGATCAATACTCGCCGGCGATCGGGCACGCTCAATCCGAGCAAAGGATCGGTCGACTCATTCAGCAACTTCACGATCCGTTCGATGTCCGTAAAGTCGAGCGTTTGCGTCATCAGCGGCGAGTTCCTAGCCTGAGAAGAAACACATCTTGCGCTTCATTAAGTCAACCTTATACACCGCAACGTCGTCGGCGTGCAGCTATCCGACTAAAGAACGAGCTTCGAGAACATTTTTTGGTCGCTGATATTACTTCGAGTGAATTGCTTCGCGGTTGGGAGCGACTCGGAATCAACTTGCCGCAGCCGTGAGGCGTCGGTATCATCAACAGCGACTGATGGAATCGTCGGAGTTTGTTCGTAGGCCTACCTCGCAGCCCGGCTTCGGTCGGGTCTCTCACTACGGCAAAGGGTGTCGTCATGCTTACCGCGCTCGGCGGCTACCACCGCAATTGCTCAGGCCTGAGCCGGCGTCGACTTCTGCAAGCCGGCGGAGCAGGGCTCTTCGGCCTTACGCTGCCGAAGCTCTTAGCGGCGGAAGAAGCGGCGAGGCCGTTGCGGCCGAGAGCGAAAAGCGTGATCTTTCTGCTGCTCTACGGCGGGCCGAGCCAACTAGAAACCTTCGATATGAAGCCCGACGCGCCCGACACTTTGCGCGGGCCGTTCAAGCCGATCGCTTCGCGCACGCCCGGCTTGCGCATCTGCGAGCATCTGCCGAAGCTCGCGACATCTTCCGACAAGTTCTGCGTCGTGCGTACGGTCTCACACTCGTACAACGACCACAGCACCGCCGGGCACTACATTCAAACCGGGCATCCTTGGCATATTCCGATCGGGGCGGGTTTCAATGCCACGCCGAAAGACTGGCCGTCGATGGGCTCGATCGTCGAGTACATGGAGCAGCGTCGCTCCGGCGGCGCGAGCGGAGTGCCGAACTACGCATACTTGCCGAACCTGCTCGGCCATCTGCAAAAGTTTTCGACGTTGTTGACCCGTCCCGGCGGCTACGGCGGCTGGCTCGGTCGTGGCTACGATCCGCTGGCGACCGATATTCAAAAACGAGATCCCGACGACAACCCTTTCATTCGCAATTGCACCGACGACGAACTCGAGTATCGCATCAAGGGGCTTGCCAGCGAAGGGGATGTCTCGCTCGATCGGCTTGACGGACGGAAGTCGTTGCTCGAACGATTCGACGATGCCCGGCGCGAGCTCGACGTCGCTCAGCCGGGCTCGGCACAAAGCACCGTCGCTTACGATAAATTTCGTAACCGGGCGTTAGCGCTAGTCACATCGCCGCGCACCCGCAACGCGTTGGATGTCAAACAAGAAACCGCGGCCGTCCGCGACCGCTACGGCCGGCATTTGTTCGGCCAGTCGGTACTCGTGGCGCGTCGCTTGGTCGAAGCCGGTTCCCGCTTCGTGACCGTCAATTGGGACACCCCCAGCGGCTACGGCTGGGACTCGCATATATCGTCGAACGAACAGCGCGACCACCTATTGCCGGGCCTCGACCAAACGCTTTCGGCATTGCTCGCCGATCTTCACGACCGCGGCTTGCTCGACGAAACGCTCGTCGTCTGTTGCGGCGAGATGGGTCGCACTCCGAAGGCGAATGCCGGTTGGGGGCGCGGTCATTGGAGCATGCTGTTTCCCGCGGTCTTGGCCGGGGCCGGAGTGCGCGGCGGAGCGGTGTATGGTCGAACCGACAAAAACGCAGCTTATGCGGACGAGAATCCGACGTCGCCGGAAGATCTCGCCGCGACGATCTTCACGGCGCTCGGCATCGATCCGGAGCAACGGATCTTCGATCCTCAAGGAAGGCCGGTTGCTTTGGTCGACAACGGCAAACCGCTACCGATCTTCGGCTAAGAGAAGCCGGTCGACCTTTTCCATCGCTTATTACTCCGCTTCCTCCGTTCGTGCTTCTAGGGTTCGTTTCATGCATGCTTATCGCTTTGCGTCCGTCGTCGTCTTCGCTTTCGCTCTCGCTCTCGTTGTTTCGGCGCGAGCGGCTGAGCCGGTTCAAGAAGGGGGCTTCGCTCAGGCCCGCATCCTCGATGTGTGGACGAAGTATGGCGATGTGTTGACGTTCGGGAGCGGCCAGACTCTCGCTTTGGTCGACGATGGTTGCAAGCCGGGAATGCCAGAGTGGACGACCCCGGTCGACGGCGTGGCGAAGGTGCTCGCGTCGTACGACAGTATCGACGGCGACGACAACCCGGCGCATGGCAAGAGCGGCTACCACGGTTCGACGATCGGAATGCCGTCGTCGCTCAACTATCAAGGGAAGCGCGGGGTCGCGTTCAACAATCAAGTCGCGATCGTTCGCGGCGTCGAGTCTTGCCATTGTAAAATCGCCGAAGGAGGAACCTTGGCGAAAGCATTGCAATGGGTCCTGGAGAATCATAAGAAATACCGCATTACGACGGTCAATCTTGCGCCGGTCGACGACAAAGAGCATGGAGAGCCGGTGCCGACCGACATCGATGCGAAGCTCGCCGAGCTACGACGCGCCGGTGTTTGGGTAAGCGCACCGGCCGGCAATCATAATTTTACCAAGGGGATTTCTTGGCCGGCTTGCCAGCCGAATTGTATCGCCGTGGGAGCGGTGACCGTCGGCGGTGATGCGGTTTACCTTGACCGACATGAAAAAGTGGTGCTCGTCGTGCCCGCCGCGGCGACCAGCTCCTCGAACGCGATCGCGTGCGGAGCGGCGATGATTTTGCGCGAGGCGATCGAAAAGAGCGAATACGATTGGTCGGCCGACGGTCCGACGTTGCCGGAAGCGATGCTCGCGGTGATGCAAAAGACCGGGAAGCAAGTCGTCGATAAAGGGAGCGGTCGCACGTATAGCCGGCTCGATCTCCTTGCGGCCGTAGATCATGTCGCCGGTAAGGGAAAGAAGCCGCTGAGCGTAAAACCGAAGGCCCCTTAATGTCCGCGACGTTTATTTAACCGGCAATGTTTCGACGAACGCACAGGCCTGATCGATCCAGCTTGCCAGCCGGCGGTCGCTTTCCAAGCCCTCCCCATCGACGACGATCCAGCCTTTCATCGGTCGCCCGGTCGCGTCGAATTCGCCGACGTGCTCTTGTTTCAAAGCGTCGGCCGCCGCTTCCGCACCTAGTCGCACGATCAGCGATGAGCGCATGATGCCGACGAGCATGTTGCCGCCGAGAAGGAAACAAAGCCCGCCGAACATCTTTTTTTCGGCAATGCCGTGGTGAGCTCGCAGCGCATGGCGAACACGGTCGGCAAGAGACAAGCTGTACGTCATGGTGCGTCGTCCGCGGGACCGGCCAAGTCGCAAAAGCAAAATCGCGCGTCGCGCAGAGTTCGCATTCCGACCTCGCAAGGCACCGGTGCGGCGAAGTTCGGGCCGTCGACGACGAAGGTATGGAACTCGCCGTTTTCGCCGCAAGGATCGATCTCGGCGGGAAGTTCCGTCAATAAGCGTTCATCGTAGTCGCGGCCCGCAAAACTTTCGTGCAATACATGCGTGTCGACGCAACAGAGCACGGCCCGAAATCCAAGTCCGATGAATTCACGCGCGAGGTGCGGGGTCGGCCGGCCCCAAAGCGGAAAGACGCCGCGCATGCCGGGTGGGAAAAGTCGCTCTTCGCGATACTTCCGCACCTCTTCGAGAAACAGATCGCCGCAGATGGCCACGGTGACGCCGCGAGCGACATGCTCGTCGAGCGCCGCACGCGTTTTTCTTTCGTACTCGTCGTTACCGCAACCGATCGAGATTTCGATCGTTTGCAAAGGGTAACCGAGCGCGGTGGCTTGTTTTTCCAGCAGGGTTCGACGCACGCCGTGCATGCTGATGCGGTCGTAGTCGGCAGTCACGGTCGTAAGCAGTGCGACGATCTCGAACTCGCGGCGCACTTCATACAGCGCGAACGCACAATCTTTGCCGCCGCTCCAAAAGACGATCGCTTTCTCGCGCATGGCATTCGAGCTCGGTCAAATGTTCTCGATCGGCGCACCGACGGCATCGGCCGCTTCGACTTTCTTGAGCCAGGCGTCGAACCAAAACGTGCCGAAAGGAAGGAGCGAAGCGACGAACGCATACTTCCAGAACCGGCCCGACCACCACGGACGTCGAATCGAGACTTCCAGAACCGAAGCAAAAAACAGAATGAACAGCGCGCCATGCGCCGAGCCGACGATCCGAACTGCCGACGGATAGCCCGCCAGATACTTCAGCGGCATCGCCACGCCGAGCAGCAAGAGATAGGAAATTCCTTCGACGACGCCGATGAAGCACAGGCGGCGAATCGGCGTACTCAACAGCGGCACTCGAACCATCGGCGGCGCATCCTCAGCTTGTCGTTCAATCGTCGGCGAGACCTTCGTAGCAAGCGAGCAGCTTCTTGCCGACTTCCGCCACGACCGGCAACGCGGCAATGTCTTTCTCACCCGCCGAGATGGCGATCAACGCCGCGACGATTTTCTTTTCCTCTTCGTCGTCGAGAACTTCATCGTCGAGATATTGCTGATGATAAGAGTCCCAAGCGGCCGTGATCCCGATCCACACGATCGCTTCGTCTTCCGGCTCGGCGTCGCTCATCAGGTCGATTTCAAGCTCTTCGAGCGTCATGTCGAGGTAGGGGCCGATGACGCCGTAGACGACTTCCATCTGTTCGCTCACCTCGGGCGAGAGCGCTTTATGCCCCGTACGACCGGCTCGCAAGGGATCGGAACCGTCGTCTGAGGCAGCTGCGTCGCTCATCATGTTCGCTCGCGTCGAATAGAACCGGATATCAAAGCCAAGGATGCCCTGCATTCCAAGATGGAGGGCATCCTTGTGTGGAGGTCCGATTCTAGTGATCGAGTCGCTCGCTTACGACCGCTAGCGAGGCCGTTCGGTATGAAATCGCTTGTTTTTAGGGCAAAACGACGACAGAAAATTTCTTCATAAGAGAAGTTGACATGCGTACACTACTGCGGCTAAAGTCGGAGTGTCATCGGAAGACATCGCCGGAGACGGCGCTTTTACTACTTATTAAGTCACGGAGGATGCGGCCATGCTCGTACTTTCCCGGAAGAGCCAAGAATCGATCGTCATCGGAGGCGAGATTGAAGTCCGGATCATCTCAATTCGAGGCAACATGGTCCGCCTCGGCATCGAAGCGCCGAAAAACGTCTCGATTCTTCGCAGCGAGATTTGCGAACCGACGCGCGAAATCCAAGTTCACGACCTTGCCTATTCCAGCGTTGCTGCGCCGTGTGCCGCGAATCATTGCGCGGTATGAAACGAGGATTCGTCGAAAGGACTTGTGACTCGGCCCGATCGCGCGATAATGCTCGCTGCTTCGAACGTTCGATTTCCTCGTAAGGCCGAGCTGCGACATGTCCGACGAACCTTTGATCGCCGTGTTCATCGATTTCGAGAACCTCGCGATCGGCGTGCGGCACATGAACAACGCCGGGCAGTTTCAGATTCCTCTCATCTTGAAGCGGTTGCTCGAAAAAGGGCGCATCGTCTACAAGCGAGCCTATTGCGATTGGAGCAACTATCGCGATGCCGTGCGGGAATTTCATACCCACGGCATCGAGCTGATCGACATTCCGCAAAGCAAAATGAGCGGCAAGAACAGCGCCGATATTCGCATGGTCGTCGATGCGATGGATCTCTGCTACGCGAAGCAGCACATCGATATCTTCGCTTTGATCTCCGGCGACAGCGACTTCTCGCCGCTCGTCTCGAAGCTCAAGGAAAACAATCGTCGCGTGCTCGGTTGCGGCGTGAAAAGTTCGACCTCCGACTTGCTGATCGCGAATTGCGACGAGTTTATTTACTACGACGATTTAATTCGCGTAGCGAAAAAAGTGCCTGTCAAAGAAGTCAGAACGACGAAGGAAGGAAGCTCGAAGCCCGACAAGCTGCAAGAAGCGATCGAACGGGTGCTGGAAGTATTGCACTCGATCGAGCAAGACTTCGATCCGCTCTGGGGTTCGACGCTGAAGCAGGCGATTCGCCGGGTGTTCCCGGGCTTCAACGAAGGCTATTACGGCTACAACAGCTTCTCGGAACTACTCGAAGCGATCGACGATAAAGGACTGATCGAACTCGAATACGATGAAAGCAAGAAGAACTACAAGGTGTGGCCTGTCAGAGAAACCACCGGCCGACCGCCGACCAAAACCGCGGCACCGAAACCAGCGCGGTAGTTTCCGCAGTTTTAAAGCGGGTTGATGCACCACGGGTCGTCGTTACGCGGGCTATTCACAAAGCTGCCGACCGGCGTGGCGAGCAAGTCGTCGCTCGAATACGGCTTCAAGATTCCGAGCAAGGCTTCCTTGCCCGGGAATTGCGGATCGAGCCACAGTTCGTACGCCTCCTTCGGCAGAATGACCGGCATGCGGTCATGAATCTCAGACATCATCGGGCTGGCCTCGGTCGTAAGAATCGTCGCCGAGTCAATCGCGCGATCGTCTCGCTCCCAATGATCTGCCAGCCCGGCGAAGGCAAACGGGCGGTCGTCGGCCATGCGGATATAGTACGGCTGTTTGACTTTGCCTTCTTGTTTCCATTCATAGAAGCCGTCGGCGAGTATCAAGCAACGGCCTCGGCGAAACGACGAACGAAACGTCGGTTTCTCCGCAACCTCTTCCGCTTTGGCGTTAATCAACGTGCTGCCGACTTTCGGATCGTCGGCCCAAGAAGGGATGAGCCCCCAGCGGGCATAA
The sequence above is drawn from the Planctomycetia bacterium genome and encodes:
- a CDS encoding DUF1501 domain-containing protein; protein product: MLRVLGSTRKLCDGYSRRDMLRIGGLGMAGASLPQLLQLQAASAAADVARPRSFGKAKGIILIHLYGSPSQLETVDPKPDAPLEIRGEFGCIPSSLPGCNVSELLPNLSKVMDRTTVMRSMTHPYPLHGVAYATTGVPVIDVAMELSPRDPKHWPYFGSVVDYIESQRQKGTAPHSVPQNIALPFPFSSRRVGEVPRAGPYAAFLGSEYNPIWTDFVGSATKGYIKTLQDMKFTDNDPYIGCTPDSYFTVPSATSLQNDVTLDRLDTRRTLIQQLDEARRDLKQTTAGQSLDRYRSMTYAMLNSDTLRTALDVRKEKTETLDLYGQTIFGKSLIAARRLIEAGTKVVSVFWDEFGLAGTGWDTHHDHFARMKKELCPGLDLGWHGLITDLDRRGLLDDILVVCTSEHGRTPTINKAKGGGRDHWSRVYSTMLAGAGIKRGAVLGASDKHGSDVARDPISPKDMLATMYHLLGIDHHTWIHDALGRPLPLVEGKVIHDALS
- a CDS encoding helix-turn-helix transcriptional regulator, with product MTQTLDFTDIERIVKLLNESTDPLLGLSVPDRRRVLIEGLARLVDADVYIWSSTAINHDLPGDFMTTCVIDGGWKSEAEQFAVYTVISSPEFGRQGLQKAYDCMVEGRRTTFSEGEIFPPEDRERLMEIWKQTGFEFFLLSLYPLNENFSSNLGLHRRRGKPNFSLREKTIVQTVFSQVDWLHKYGMNEEAREVSLGLSPRERQTLIFLLSGYSHKNIASRMNISQHTVNDYVKQLHKQFGVNTRAELQAFFFVGVGADPNAA
- a CDS encoding DUF1501 domain-containing protein, with product MLTALGGYHRNCSGLSRRRLLQAGGAGLFGLTLPKLLAAEEAARPLRPRAKSVIFLLLYGGPSQLETFDMKPDAPDTLRGPFKPIASRTPGLRICEHLPKLATSSDKFCVVRTVSHSYNDHSTAGHYIQTGHPWHIPIGAGFNATPKDWPSMGSIVEYMEQRRSGGASGVPNYAYLPNLLGHLQKFSTLLTRPGGYGGWLGRGYDPLATDIQKRDPDDNPFIRNCTDDELEYRIKGLASEGDVSLDRLDGRKSLLERFDDARRELDVAQPGSAQSTVAYDKFRNRALALVTSPRTRNALDVKQETAAVRDRYGRHLFGQSVLVARRLVEAGSRFVTVNWDTPSGYGWDSHISSNEQRDHLLPGLDQTLSALLADLHDRGLLDETLVVCCGEMGRTPKANAGWGRGHWSMLFPAVLAGAGVRGGAVYGRTDKNAAYADENPTSPEDLAATIFTALGIDPEQRIFDPQGRPVALVDNGKPLPIFG
- a CDS encoding S8/S53 family peptidase, whose translation is MHAYRFASVVVFAFALALVVSARAAEPVQEGGFAQARILDVWTKYGDVLTFGSGQTLALVDDGCKPGMPEWTTPVDGVAKVLASYDSIDGDDNPAHGKSGYHGSTIGMPSSLNYQGKRGVAFNNQVAIVRGVESCHCKIAEGGTLAKALQWVLENHKKYRITTVNLAPVDDKEHGEPVPTDIDAKLAELRRAGVWVSAPAGNHNFTKGISWPACQPNCIAVGAVTVGGDAVYLDRHEKVVLVVPAAATSSSNAIACGAAMILREAIEKSEYDWSADGPTLPEAMLAVMQKTGKQVVDKGSGRTYSRLDLLAAVDHVAGKGKKPLSVKPKAP
- a CDS encoding TfoX/Sxy family protein produces the protein MTYSLSLADRVRHALRAHHGIAEKKMFGGLCFLLGGNMLVGIMRSSLIVRLGAEAAADALKQEHVGEFDATGRPMKGWIVVDGEGLESDRRLASWIDQACAFVETLPVK
- a CDS encoding adenine nucleotide alpha hydrolase yields the protein MREKAIVFWSGGKDCAFALYEVRREFEIVALLTTVTADYDRISMHGVRRTLLEKQATALGYPLQTIEISIGCGNDEYERKTRAALDEHVARGVTVAICGDLFLEEVRKYREERLFPPGMRGVFPLWGRPTPHLAREFIGLGFRAVLCCVDTHVLHESFAGRDYDERLLTELPAEIDPCGENGEFHTFVVDGPNFAAPVPCEVGMRTLRDARFCFCDLAGPADDAP
- a CDS encoding DUF3817 domain-containing protein, translated to MLSTPIRRLCFIGVVEGISYLLLLGVAMPLKYLAGYPSAVRIVGSAHGALFILFFASVLEVSIRRPWWSGRFWKYAFVASLLPFGTFWFDAWLKKVEAADAVGAPIENI
- the csrA gene encoding carbon storage regulator CsrA, producing the protein MLVLSRKSQESIVIGGEIEVRIISIRGNMVRLGIEAPKNVSILRSEICEPTREIQVHDLAYSSVAAPCAANHCAV
- a CDS encoding NYN domain-containing protein, with the translated sequence MSDEPLIAVFIDFENLAIGVRHMNNAGQFQIPLILKRLLEKGRIVYKRAYCDWSNYRDAVREFHTHGIELIDIPQSKMSGKNSADIRMVVDAMDLCYAKQHIDIFALISGDSDFSPLVSKLKENNRRVLGCGVKSSTSDLLIANCDEFIYYDDLIRVAKKVPVKEVRTTKEGSSKPDKLQEAIERVLEVLHSIEQDFDPLWGSTLKQAIRRVFPGFNEGYYGYNSFSELLEAIDDKGLIELEYDESKKNYKVWPVRETTGRPPTKTAAPKPAR
- a CDS encoding SOS response-associated peptidase, which produces MCGRFTLRSQLKDLIAEFAFEPPTKLVWAPRFNVAPTQNIAIVKEGRLSYARWGLIPSWADDPKVGSTLINAKAEEVAEKPTFRSSFRRGRCLILADGFYEWKQEGKVKQPYYIRMADDRPFAFAGLADHWERDDRAIDSATILTTEASPMMSEIHDRMPVILPKEAYELWLDPQFPGKEALLGILKPYSSDDLLATPVGSFVNSPRNDDPWCINPL